Proteins from one Tenrec ecaudatus isolate mTenEca1 chromosome 8, mTenEca1.hap1, whole genome shotgun sequence genomic window:
- the EPHB3 gene encoding ephrin type-B receptor 3 isoform X2 encodes MAGARPPPPPPGLLSLLRPPPPLLLLPLLLLLPASCRALEETLMDTKWVTSELAWTSHPESGWEEVSGYDEAMNPIRTYQVCNVQESSQNNWLRTGFIWRRDVQRVYVELKFTVRDCNSIPNIPGSCKETFNLFYYEADSDVASASSPFWMENPYVKVDTIAPDESFSQLDTGRMNTKVRSFGPLSKAGFYLAFQDQGACMSLISVRVFYKKCASTIAGFALFPETLTGAEPTSLVIAPGTCVPNAVEVSVPLKLYCNGDGEWMVPVGACTCATGHEPAAKETQCRPCPPGSYKAKQGEGPCLPCPPNSRTTSPAASICPCHSNFYRADSDPADSACTTVPSPPRGVISNVNETSLILEWSEPRDLGGRDDLLYNVICKKCRGGGGPPACSRCDDNVEFVPRQLGLTERHVHISHLLAHTRYTFEVQAVNGVSGKSPLPPRYATVNITTNQAAPSEVPTLHLHSSSGSSLTLSWAPPERPNGVILDYEMKYFEKSEGIASTVTSQKNSVQLDGLRPDARYVVQVRARTVAGYGQYSHPAEFETTSERGSGAQQLQEQLPLIVGSATAGLVFLVAVAIIAIVCLRKQRRSSDSEYTEKLQQYIVPGMKVYIDPFTYEDPNEAVREFAKEIDVSCVKIEEVIGAGEFGEVCRGRLKQPGRREVFVAIKTLKVGYTERQRRDFLSEASIMGQFDHPNIIRLEGVVTKSRPVMILTEFMENCALDSFLRLNDGQFTVIQLVGMLRGIAAGMKYLAEMNYVHRDLAARNILVNSNLVCKVSDFGLSRFLEDDPSDPTYTSSLGGKIPIRWTAPEAIAYRKFTSASDVWSYGIVMWEVMSYGERPYWDMSNQDVINAVEQDYRLPPPMDCPTALHQLMLDCWVRDRNLRPKFSQIVNTLDKLIRNAASLKIIATAQSGLSQPLLDRTVPDYTTFTTVGDWLEAIKMGRYKESFIGAGFTSFDLVTRMTAEDLLRIGVTLAGHQKKILSSIQDMRLQMNQTLPVQV; translated from the exons ATGGCCGGagcccgcccgccgccgccgccgccggggctCCTGTCGCTGCTccggccgccgccgcctctgctgctgctgccgctgctgctgctgctgcccgcaAGCTGCCGGGCGCTGGAAG AGACCCTCATGGACACGAAGTGGGTGACTTCCGAGTTGGCATGGACATCTCATCCAGAAAGCGGG TGGGAAGAGGTGAGTGGCTATGACGAGGCCATGAACCCCATCCGCACGTACCAGGTGTGTAACGTGCAAGAGTCCAGCCAGAACAACTGGCTGCGCACGGGGTTCATCTGGCGGCGGGACGTCCAGCGCGTCTACGTGGAGCTCAAGTTCACCGTGCGTGACTGTAACAGCATCCCCAACATCCCTGGCTCCTGCAAGGAGACCTTCAACCTCTTCTACTATGAGGCCGACAGTGACGTGGCCTCCGCCTCCAGCCCCTTCTGGATGGAGAACCCCTATGTGAAGGTAGACACCATCGCCCCGGACGAGAGCTTCTCACAGCTTGACACTGGTCGCATGAACACCAAGGTGCGCAGCTTCGGGCCGCTCTCCAAGGCCGGCTTCTACCTGGCCTTCCAGGACCAGGGCGCCTGCATGTCGCTCATCTCTGTGCGGGTCTTCTACAAGAAGTGCGCGTCCACCATTGCGGGCTTTGCCCTCTTCCCCGAGACCCTCACTGGGGCCGAGCCCACCTCGCTCGTCATTGCCCCCGGTACCTGTGTCCCCAATGCTGTGGAAGTGTCGGTGCCCCTCAAGCTCTACTGCAACGGCGATGGGGAGTGGATGGTGCCTGTCGGTGCCTGCACCTGTGCCACCGGCCACGAGCCAGCTGCCAAGGAGACCCAGTGCCGCC CCTGTCCTCCTGGGAGCTATAAGGCAAAGCAGGGGGAGGGGCCCtgcctcccctgtccccccaaCAGCCGCACCACCTCACCAGCTGCCAGCATCTGTCCCTGCCACAGCAACTTCTACCGCGCGGACTCGGACCCTGCAGACAGCGCCTGCACCA CGGTGCCCTCTCCCCCCCGGGGTGTCATCTCCAATGTGAACGAGACCTCGTTGATCCTCGAGTGGAGTGAGCCTCGGGACCTGGGGGGCCGAGACGACCTCCTGTACAACGTCATCTGCAAGAAGtgccgggggggcggggggccccCGGCCTGCTCGCGCTGTGACGACAACGTGGAGTTTGTGCCTCGGCAGCTGGGCCTGACCGAGCGCCACGTCCACATCAGCCACCTGCTGGCCCACACACGATACACCTTCGAGGTGCAGGCCGTCAACGGCGTCTCGGGCAAGAGCCCCCTGCCCCCTCGCTATGCAACTGTGAACATCACCACCAACCAGGCTG CGCCATCCGAAGTGCCAACGCTGCACCTGCACAGCAGTTCCGGGAGTAGCCTCACCCTGTCCTGGGCGCCCCCCGAGCGGCCCAATGGAGTCATCCTGGACTATGAGATGAAGTACTTTGAGAAG AGTGAGGGCATCGCCTCCACAGTGACCAGCCAGAAGAACTCCGTGCAGCTGGACGGGCTGCGGCCTGACGCCCGCTACGTGGTCCAGGTCCGGGCCCGCACGGTGGCCGGCTATGGGCAGTACAGCCACCCGGCAGAGTTTGAGACGACCAGTGAGCGAG GCTCGGGGGCCCAGCAGCTCCAGGAGCAGCTACCTCTCATCGTGGGCTCTGCCACGGCCGGGCTTGTCTTCCTGGTGGCCGTCGCCATCATTGCCATCGTCTGCCTCAG GAAACAACGGCGCAGCTCTGATTCGGAGTACACGGAGAAGCTGCAGCAATaca TCGTTCCTGGAATGAAGGTGTACATCGACCCGTTCACCTACGAAGACCCCAATGAGGCCGTGAGGGAGTTTGCCAAGGAGATCGACGTGTCCTGTGTCAAGATTGAGGAGGTGATTGGAGCTG gggagtttGGGGAGGTGTGCCGGGGGCGGCTGAAGCAGCCGGGCCGCCGGGAGGTGTTCGTGGCCATCAAGACGCTGAAGGTGGGCTACACCGAGAGGCAGCGGCGGGACTTCCTGAGCGAGGCCTCCATCATGGGTCAGTTTGACCACCCCAACATCATCCGGCTGGAGGGCGTGGTCACGAAAAGCCGGCCTGTGATGATCCTCACCGAGTTCATGGAGAATTGTGCGCTGGACTCCTTCCTCCGG CTGAACGACGGGCAGTTCACGGTCATCCAACTGGTGGGCATGCTGCGAGGCATTGCTGCCGGCATGAAGTACTTGGCGGAGATGAACTACGTGCACCGGGACCTGGCTGCCAGAAACATACTTGTCAACAGCAACCTGGTGTGCAAAGTCTCCGACTTCGGCCTCTCCCGCTTCCTAGAGGATGACCCCTCCGATCCCACCTACACCAGCTCCCTG GGTGGGAAGATCCCCATTCGCTGGACCGCCCCAGAAGCCATAGCCTACCGGAAGTTCACCTCTGCTAGTGACGTCTGGAGCTATGGAATCGTCATGTGGGAAGTCATGAGCTATGGAGAGCGGCCCTACTGGGACATGAGCAACCAGGAC GTCATCAATGCTGTGGAACAGGACTACCGGCTGCCCCCGCCCATGGACTGCCCCACAGCGCTGCACCAGCTCATGTTGGACTGCTGGGTGCGGGACCGAAACCTCAGGCCCAAGTTCTCCCAGATCGTCAACACCCTGGACAAGCTCATCCGCAATGCTGCCAGCCTCAAGATCATCGCCACTGCTCAGTCTGG CCTGTCCCAGCCCCTTCTGGACCGAACAGTCCCAGATTACACAACCTTCACGACAGTCGGAGACTGGCTGGAAGCCATCAAGATGGGACGGTACAAAGAGAGCTTCATCGGTGCAgggttcacatcctttgacctgGTAACCCGGATGACGGCAGA GGACCTGCTCCGGATCGGCGTCACCCTGGCAGGGCACCAGAAGAAGATCCTCAGCAGTATCCAGGACATGCGGCTGCAGATGAACCAGACACTACCCGTGCAGGTCTGA
- the EPHB3 gene encoding ephrin type-B receptor 3 isoform X1, translated as MAGARPPPPPPGLLSLLRPPPPLLLLPLLLLLPASCRALEETLMDTKWVTSELAWTSHPESGWEEVSGYDEAMNPIRTYQVCNVQESSQNNWLRTGFIWRRDVQRVYVELKFTVRDCNSIPNIPGSCKETFNLFYYEADSDVASASSPFWMENPYVKVDTIAPDESFSQLDTGRMNTKVRSFGPLSKAGFYLAFQDQGACMSLISVRVFYKKCASTIAGFALFPETLTGAEPTSLVIAPGTCVPNAVEVSVPLKLYCNGDGEWMVPVGACTCATGHEPAAKETQCRPCPPGSYKAKQGEGPCLPCPPNSRTTSPAASICPCHSNFYRADSDPADSACTTVPSPPRGVISNVNETSLILEWSEPRDLGGRDDLLYNVICKKCRGGGGPPACSRCDDNVEFVPRQLGLTERHVHISHLLAHTRYTFEVQAVNGVSGKSPLPPRYATVNITTNQAAPSEVPTLHLHSSSGSSLTLSWAPPERPNGVILDYEMKYFEKSEGIASTVTSQKNSVQLDGLRPDARYVVQVRARTVAGYGQYSHPAEFETTSERGSGAQQLQEQLPLIVGSATAGLVFLVAVAIIAIVCLRKQRRSSDSEYTEKLQQYIVPGMKVYIDPFTYEDPNEAVREFAKEIDVSCVKIEEVIGAGEFGEVCRGRLKQPGRREVFVAIKTLKVGYTERQRRDFLSEASIMGQFDHPNIIRLEGVVTKSRPVMILTEFMENCALDSFLRLNDGQFTVIQLVGMLRGIAAGMKYLAEMNYVHRDLAARNILVNSNLVCKVSDFGLSRFLEDDPSDPTYTSSLVQTSNSQEGGQVGRQGWNPQAGGWRPALSHRVKGAFFPHQGGKIPIRWTAPEAIAYRKFTSASDVWSYGIVMWEVMSYGERPYWDMSNQDVINAVEQDYRLPPPMDCPTALHQLMLDCWVRDRNLRPKFSQIVNTLDKLIRNAASLKIIATAQSGLSQPLLDRTVPDYTTFTTVGDWLEAIKMGRYKESFIGAGFTSFDLVTRMTAEDLLRIGVTLAGHQKKILSSIQDMRLQMNQTLPVQV; from the exons ATGGCCGGagcccgcccgccgccgccgccgccggggctCCTGTCGCTGCTccggccgccgccgcctctgctgctgctgccgctgctgctgctgctgcccgcaAGCTGCCGGGCGCTGGAAG AGACCCTCATGGACACGAAGTGGGTGACTTCCGAGTTGGCATGGACATCTCATCCAGAAAGCGGG TGGGAAGAGGTGAGTGGCTATGACGAGGCCATGAACCCCATCCGCACGTACCAGGTGTGTAACGTGCAAGAGTCCAGCCAGAACAACTGGCTGCGCACGGGGTTCATCTGGCGGCGGGACGTCCAGCGCGTCTACGTGGAGCTCAAGTTCACCGTGCGTGACTGTAACAGCATCCCCAACATCCCTGGCTCCTGCAAGGAGACCTTCAACCTCTTCTACTATGAGGCCGACAGTGACGTGGCCTCCGCCTCCAGCCCCTTCTGGATGGAGAACCCCTATGTGAAGGTAGACACCATCGCCCCGGACGAGAGCTTCTCACAGCTTGACACTGGTCGCATGAACACCAAGGTGCGCAGCTTCGGGCCGCTCTCCAAGGCCGGCTTCTACCTGGCCTTCCAGGACCAGGGCGCCTGCATGTCGCTCATCTCTGTGCGGGTCTTCTACAAGAAGTGCGCGTCCACCATTGCGGGCTTTGCCCTCTTCCCCGAGACCCTCACTGGGGCCGAGCCCACCTCGCTCGTCATTGCCCCCGGTACCTGTGTCCCCAATGCTGTGGAAGTGTCGGTGCCCCTCAAGCTCTACTGCAACGGCGATGGGGAGTGGATGGTGCCTGTCGGTGCCTGCACCTGTGCCACCGGCCACGAGCCAGCTGCCAAGGAGACCCAGTGCCGCC CCTGTCCTCCTGGGAGCTATAAGGCAAAGCAGGGGGAGGGGCCCtgcctcccctgtccccccaaCAGCCGCACCACCTCACCAGCTGCCAGCATCTGTCCCTGCCACAGCAACTTCTACCGCGCGGACTCGGACCCTGCAGACAGCGCCTGCACCA CGGTGCCCTCTCCCCCCCGGGGTGTCATCTCCAATGTGAACGAGACCTCGTTGATCCTCGAGTGGAGTGAGCCTCGGGACCTGGGGGGCCGAGACGACCTCCTGTACAACGTCATCTGCAAGAAGtgccgggggggcggggggccccCGGCCTGCTCGCGCTGTGACGACAACGTGGAGTTTGTGCCTCGGCAGCTGGGCCTGACCGAGCGCCACGTCCACATCAGCCACCTGCTGGCCCACACACGATACACCTTCGAGGTGCAGGCCGTCAACGGCGTCTCGGGCAAGAGCCCCCTGCCCCCTCGCTATGCAACTGTGAACATCACCACCAACCAGGCTG CGCCATCCGAAGTGCCAACGCTGCACCTGCACAGCAGTTCCGGGAGTAGCCTCACCCTGTCCTGGGCGCCCCCCGAGCGGCCCAATGGAGTCATCCTGGACTATGAGATGAAGTACTTTGAGAAG AGTGAGGGCATCGCCTCCACAGTGACCAGCCAGAAGAACTCCGTGCAGCTGGACGGGCTGCGGCCTGACGCCCGCTACGTGGTCCAGGTCCGGGCCCGCACGGTGGCCGGCTATGGGCAGTACAGCCACCCGGCAGAGTTTGAGACGACCAGTGAGCGAG GCTCGGGGGCCCAGCAGCTCCAGGAGCAGCTACCTCTCATCGTGGGCTCTGCCACGGCCGGGCTTGTCTTCCTGGTGGCCGTCGCCATCATTGCCATCGTCTGCCTCAG GAAACAACGGCGCAGCTCTGATTCGGAGTACACGGAGAAGCTGCAGCAATaca TCGTTCCTGGAATGAAGGTGTACATCGACCCGTTCACCTACGAAGACCCCAATGAGGCCGTGAGGGAGTTTGCCAAGGAGATCGACGTGTCCTGTGTCAAGATTGAGGAGGTGATTGGAGCTG gggagtttGGGGAGGTGTGCCGGGGGCGGCTGAAGCAGCCGGGCCGCCGGGAGGTGTTCGTGGCCATCAAGACGCTGAAGGTGGGCTACACCGAGAGGCAGCGGCGGGACTTCCTGAGCGAGGCCTCCATCATGGGTCAGTTTGACCACCCCAACATCATCCGGCTGGAGGGCGTGGTCACGAAAAGCCGGCCTGTGATGATCCTCACCGAGTTCATGGAGAATTGTGCGCTGGACTCCTTCCTCCGG CTGAACGACGGGCAGTTCACGGTCATCCAACTGGTGGGCATGCTGCGAGGCATTGCTGCCGGCATGAAGTACTTGGCGGAGATGAACTACGTGCACCGGGACCTGGCTGCCAGAAACATACTTGTCAACAGCAACCTGGTGTGCAAAGTCTCCGACTTCGGCCTCTCCCGCTTCCTAGAGGATGACCCCTCCGATCCCACCTACACCAGCTCCCTGGTACAGACAAGCAATAGCCAGGAGGGtgggcaggtgggcaggcagggATGGAACCCACAAGCTGGGGGCTGGAGGCCAGCCCTGAGTCACAGGGTGAAGGGAGCGTTCTTCCCACACCAGGGTGGGAAGATCCCCATTCGCTGGACCGCCCCAGAAGCCATAGCCTACCGGAAGTTCACCTCTGCTAGTGACGTCTGGAGCTATGGAATCGTCATGTGGGAAGTCATGAGCTATGGAGAGCGGCCCTACTGGGACATGAGCAACCAGGAC GTCATCAATGCTGTGGAACAGGACTACCGGCTGCCCCCGCCCATGGACTGCCCCACAGCGCTGCACCAGCTCATGTTGGACTGCTGGGTGCGGGACCGAAACCTCAGGCCCAAGTTCTCCCAGATCGTCAACACCCTGGACAAGCTCATCCGCAATGCTGCCAGCCTCAAGATCATCGCCACTGCTCAGTCTGG CCTGTCCCAGCCCCTTCTGGACCGAACAGTCCCAGATTACACAACCTTCACGACAGTCGGAGACTGGCTGGAAGCCATCAAGATGGGACGGTACAAAGAGAGCTTCATCGGTGCAgggttcacatcctttgacctgGTAACCCGGATGACGGCAGA GGACCTGCTCCGGATCGGCGTCACCCTGGCAGGGCACCAGAAGAAGATCCTCAGCAGTATCCAGGACATGCGGCTGCAGATGAACCAGACACTACCCGTGCAGGTCTGA